Below is a window of Frigoribacterium sp. SL97 DNA.
CGGCGACATCGCCACGACCGTCGGAGGCGACCTGGTCGACGTCACCAGCATCATCAGCGACCCCTCGCAGGACCCGCACTCGTACGAGGCCGACGCCCGCACGCAGCTGGCCGTCTCGAAGGCCGACGTGGTCGTCGAGAACGGCGGCGGCTACGACTCGTTCGTCGACACGATGGTCGACGCGAGCGGAACCGACGCCACCGTGGTCAACGCCGTCGACGTCTCGGGGCTCGACCCCGAGGCCGGGCACGACGACCACGCCGACGAGGCCACCGACGCCGCGAGCGACGACGCCACCGCAGAGGCCGACGGGCACGACGACCACGACCACGCCGCGTTCAACGAGCACGTGTTCTACAGCCTGCCGAGCATGGCGAAGCTCGCCACGGCCCTGGCCGACGAGTTCGGCCGGGTCGACACCGCGAACGCCGACACCTTCACCGCGAACGCCGAGGCCTTCGGCACGAAGATCGCCGACCTGGAGGCGCAGGCCGCCTCGATCAAGACGGCCCACGACGGCGACCCGGTCGCCTACACCGAGCCCGTGCCCGGCTACCTCTTCGACGCGATGGGCCTGGTCAACGTGACGCCCGAGGCCTTCTCCGAGGCGATCGAGGAGGGCGACGACGTGTCGCCCGCCGTGCTCAACGACA
It encodes the following:
- a CDS encoding metal ABC transporter solute-binding protein, Zn/Mn family, translated to MKMRSLPTLLVLPAAAALVLSGCATGASGSTDSTDGGAISVVTSTNVYGDIATTVGGDLVDVTSIISDPSQDPHSYEADARTQLAVSKADVVVENGGGYDSFVDTMVDASGTDATVVNAVDVSGLDPEAGHDDHADEATDAASDDATAEADGHDDHDHAAFNEHVFYSLPSMAKLATALADEFGRVDTANADTFTANAEAFGTKIADLEAQAASIKTAHDGDPVAYTEPVPGYLFDAMGLVNVTPEAFSEAIEEGDDVSPAVLNDTLKLFTDGKVDLLAYNEQTSSPETEQVEKAATDAGVAIVPVTELLPEGEDYVAWQQSNIDAISAALGE